Proteins from a genomic interval of Crassostrea angulata isolate pt1a10 chromosome 7, ASM2561291v2, whole genome shotgun sequence:
- the LOC128192609 gene encoding C2 domain-containing protein 2-like isoform X6, which translates to MADITLKLIWYRLGESFDKMANAGQGITAWLFSDWDDNLLDVLLFGWIGWAVLVVIIVNAVLTFFGPLKPRDSWDQSTRGVPGTIVVEKTGSESCQWLNSALNWFYLHYDKFPEFVDAWVLGLNEQTTKLGGPVQLRFERVKSGSLPPKFSEVTFQAGPEDKYVVKCKVDSKDLSFAIFASQQTSEGVKLTNLTTSILKLKGSLRLECFNRGNDMMAKVAFEGRPDVRIVGKPVNPYQDPSDLVDIEVVEEVVRNAICLATTEFNITKCITGQSQNIPRVCGGSPASSPVSPKPRSEEVFKPIEAKQTQSTFQSPNSSFATPAPRSNRTSEEKRLLVKVIKASGLAAKGATGTIDPACVVFMDNPPQSQITSVVKTSLNPFWDEQFLFEISGNTKELKFEVIDKSRPTGENFLGEATVYFDDIKRNASSRQIIPLQGVTDDGTMASGSITVEFLFLDPVDTNGLGPVLNQQRNVTSPKRTIQVNQARTPGGTLVTTTTMTTERPRDQKHEAPVDDYGHGDVHSPDEVQQEVPVVTTQPPSPGQHDQKDRKKGMSLARQIKKRFSRSKKRSHSAERSSNSLREGSNYLQPPDSGHGKPQSKDDIELVRGKAESPGTPNLKKSRSLGGSLKKLFRRGRKQDRSQGETSRESSFSRSSTRNVSQGPSRDGSLSRNADPKDMQYQQTLIS; encoded by the exons ATGGCTGATATCACATTGAAGCTGATCTGGTATCGGCTAGGGGAGAGTTTCGACAAAATGGCGAATGCGGGCCAGGGAATTACGGCTTGGTTGTTTTCAGACTGGGACGATAATTTGTTGGATGTTTTGCTTTTCGGATGGATTGGATGGGCAGTATTAGTCGTTATAATTGTCAATGCAGTGTTGACATTTTTCGGGCCCCTGAAACCCCGTGATAGTTGGGACCAGAGCACAAGAGGGGTTCCAGGGACGATTGTAGTAGAGAAAACCGGATCGGAATCCTGTCAGTGGTTGAACTCTGCTTTAAAttggttttatttacattatgacAAATTTCCAGAGTTCGTGGACGCCTGGGTGTTGGGTTTGAACGAACAGACAACAAAACTTGGG GGACCAGTACAGCTGAGGTTTGAGAGAGTCAAGTCCGGCAGTCTGCCACCTAAGTTCAGTGAGGTGACTTTCCAAGCTGGCCCCGAGGACAAATAT GTTGTCAAATGCAAGGTGGACTCCAAAGACCTGTCATTTGCCATTTTCGCTTCCCAGCAGACTTCAGAAGGCGTTAAGCTCACCAACTTGACCACGAGCATACTCAAGCTGAAAGGCTCG CTTCGATTGGAATGCTTCAACAGAGGAAACGATATGATGGCTAAGGTCGCGTTTGAAGGTCGTCCTGATGTTCGAATCGTTGGAAAACCTGTGAACCCTTACCAG GACCCCTCAGACCTGGTGGATATTGAAGTGGTGGAGGAGGTGGTTAGGAATGCCATCTGTCTGGCCACCACCGAATTCAACATCACCAAGTGTATAACCGGTCAGTCCCAGAACATCCCCCGAGTATGTGGTGGGTCCCCAGCCTCCTCCCCCGTCTCTCCCAAGCCCCGCAGCGAGGAAGTATTCAAACCCATTGAGGCCAAGCAGACTCAAAGCACG TTTCAGTCTCCAAACTCAAGCTTTGCAACCCCTGCACCAAGGTCAAACAGAACTTCGGAGGAGAAAAGACTGTTGGTCAAGGTCATTAAAGCAAGTGGACTGGCTGCCAAAGGGGCCACTG GCACCATTGACCCAGCCTGTGTTGTGTTCATGGATAATCCTCCCCAGAGCCAGATTACCAGTGTTGTCAAGACTTCCCTCAATCCTTTCTGGGATGAACAGTTTTTGTT TGAAATAAGTGGAAATACTAAGGAGCTTAAGTTTGAAGTCATTGACAAAAGCAGACCCACTGGAG AGAATTTCCTGGGTGAGGCGACAGTGTACTTTGATGACATTAAGAGAAATGCCAGCAGTCGACAGATCATCCCCCTACAGGGTGTTACAGATGATGGCACCATGGCCAGCGGCTCCATCACTGTGGAG TTTCTGTTTTTGGACCCTGTTGATACAAATGGCTTAGGCCCAGTACTGAACCAGCAGAGGAATGTCACGTCTCCAAAGAGAACCATCCAAGTGAACCAGGCTCGGACACCAGGGGGCACTCTGGTTACCACGACAACTATGACAACAGAAAGACCAAGAGATCAGAAGCATGAAGCTCCTGTGGATG ACTATGGACATGGCGATGTTCAT AGCCCTGATGAGGTACAGCAGGAAGTTCCCGTGGTAACGACCCAACCTCCATCACCAGGTCAGCACGATCAAAAAG ACCGAAAGAAGGGCATGTCCCTTGCACGACAAATCAAGAAAAGGTTTTCTCGCTCAAAGAAGCGCTCGCACAGTGCTGAAAGGTCGAGCAACTCTTTGAGAGAGGGCTCGAACTATCTGCAGCCACCCGACTCTGGCCACGGGAAACCACAATCCAAAG ATGACATAGAATTGGTGAGAGGGAAGGCTGAGTCGCCAGGAACACCTAATCTGAAGAAATCTCGCTCCCTGGGAGGAAGCCTCAAGAAGCTGTTCCGTAGGGGCAGGAAGCAGGACAGATCCCAGGGCGAGACTTCCAGGGAGAGCTCATTCTCGAGATCCTCAACTCGAAACGTCTCGCAAGGACCTTCCAGGGATGGTTCACTTAGTAGAAATGCTGACCCAAAGGATATGCAATATCAACAGACATTAATCTCATAG
- the LOC128192609 gene encoding C2 domain-containing protein 2-like isoform X8, with translation MADITLKLIWYRLGESFDKMANAGQGITAWLFSDWDDNLLDVLLFGWIGWAVLVVIIVNAVLTFFGPLKPRDSWDQSTRGVPGTIVVEKTGSESCQWLNSALNWFYLHYDKFPEFVDAWVLGLNEQTTKLGGPVQLRFERVKSGSLPPKFSEVTFQAGPEDKYVVKCKVDSKDLSFAIFASQQTSEGVKLTNLTTSILKLKGSLRLECFNRGNDMMAKVAFEGRPDVRIVGKPVNPYQDPSDLVDIEVVEEVVRNAICLATTEFNITKCITGQSQNIPRVCGGSPASSPVSPKPRSEEVFKPIEAKQTQSTFQSPNSSFATPAPRSNRTSEEKRLLVKVIKASGLAAKGATGTIDPACVVFMDNPPQSQITSVVKTSLNPFWDEQFLFEISGNTKELKFEVIDKSRPTGENFLGEATVYFDDIKRNASSRQIIPLQGVTDDGTMASGSITVEFLFLDPVDTNGLGPVLNQQRNVTSPKRTIQVNQARTPGGTLVTTTTMTTERPRDQKHEAPVDDYGHGDVHSPDEVQQEVPVVTTQPPSPGQHDQKDDIELVRGKAESPGTPNLKKSRSLGGSLKKLFRRGRKQDRSQGETSRESSFSRSSTRNVSQGPSRDGSLSRNADPKDMQYQQTLIS, from the exons ATGGCTGATATCACATTGAAGCTGATCTGGTATCGGCTAGGGGAGAGTTTCGACAAAATGGCGAATGCGGGCCAGGGAATTACGGCTTGGTTGTTTTCAGACTGGGACGATAATTTGTTGGATGTTTTGCTTTTCGGATGGATTGGATGGGCAGTATTAGTCGTTATAATTGTCAATGCAGTGTTGACATTTTTCGGGCCCCTGAAACCCCGTGATAGTTGGGACCAGAGCACAAGAGGGGTTCCAGGGACGATTGTAGTAGAGAAAACCGGATCGGAATCCTGTCAGTGGTTGAACTCTGCTTTAAAttggttttatttacattatgacAAATTTCCAGAGTTCGTGGACGCCTGGGTGTTGGGTTTGAACGAACAGACAACAAAACTTGGG GGACCAGTACAGCTGAGGTTTGAGAGAGTCAAGTCCGGCAGTCTGCCACCTAAGTTCAGTGAGGTGACTTTCCAAGCTGGCCCCGAGGACAAATAT GTTGTCAAATGCAAGGTGGACTCCAAAGACCTGTCATTTGCCATTTTCGCTTCCCAGCAGACTTCAGAAGGCGTTAAGCTCACCAACTTGACCACGAGCATACTCAAGCTGAAAGGCTCG CTTCGATTGGAATGCTTCAACAGAGGAAACGATATGATGGCTAAGGTCGCGTTTGAAGGTCGTCCTGATGTTCGAATCGTTGGAAAACCTGTGAACCCTTACCAG GACCCCTCAGACCTGGTGGATATTGAAGTGGTGGAGGAGGTGGTTAGGAATGCCATCTGTCTGGCCACCACCGAATTCAACATCACCAAGTGTATAACCGGTCAGTCCCAGAACATCCCCCGAGTATGTGGTGGGTCCCCAGCCTCCTCCCCCGTCTCTCCCAAGCCCCGCAGCGAGGAAGTATTCAAACCCATTGAGGCCAAGCAGACTCAAAGCACG TTTCAGTCTCCAAACTCAAGCTTTGCAACCCCTGCACCAAGGTCAAACAGAACTTCGGAGGAGAAAAGACTGTTGGTCAAGGTCATTAAAGCAAGTGGACTGGCTGCCAAAGGGGCCACTG GCACCATTGACCCAGCCTGTGTTGTGTTCATGGATAATCCTCCCCAGAGCCAGATTACCAGTGTTGTCAAGACTTCCCTCAATCCTTTCTGGGATGAACAGTTTTTGTT TGAAATAAGTGGAAATACTAAGGAGCTTAAGTTTGAAGTCATTGACAAAAGCAGACCCACTGGAG AGAATTTCCTGGGTGAGGCGACAGTGTACTTTGATGACATTAAGAGAAATGCCAGCAGTCGACAGATCATCCCCCTACAGGGTGTTACAGATGATGGCACCATGGCCAGCGGCTCCATCACTGTGGAG TTTCTGTTTTTGGACCCTGTTGATACAAATGGCTTAGGCCCAGTACTGAACCAGCAGAGGAATGTCACGTCTCCAAAGAGAACCATCCAAGTGAACCAGGCTCGGACACCAGGGGGCACTCTGGTTACCACGACAACTATGACAACAGAAAGACCAAGAGATCAGAAGCATGAAGCTCCTGTGGATG ACTATGGACATGGCGATGTTCAT AGCCCTGATGAGGTACAGCAGGAAGTTCCCGTGGTAACGACCCAACCTCCATCACCAGGTCAGCACGATCAAAAAG ATGACATAGAATTGGTGAGAGGGAAGGCTGAGTCGCCAGGAACACCTAATCTGAAGAAATCTCGCTCCCTGGGAGGAAGCCTCAAGAAGCTGTTCCGTAGGGGCAGGAAGCAGGACAGATCCCAGGGCGAGACTTCCAGGGAGAGCTCATTCTCGAGATCCTCAACTCGAAACGTCTCGCAAGGACCTTCCAGGGATGGTTCACTTAGTAGAAATGCTGACCCAAAGGATATGCAATATCAACAGACATTAATCTCATAG
- the LOC128192609 gene encoding C2 domain-containing protein 2-like isoform X4, translating into MADITLKLIWYRLGESFDKMANAGQGITAWLFSDWDDNLLDVLLFGWIGWAVLVVIIVNAVLTFFGPLKPRDSWDQSTRGVPGTIVVEKTGSESCQWLNSALNWFYLHYDKFPEFVDAWVLGLNEQTTKLGGPVQLRFERVKSGSLPPKFSEVTFQAGPEDKYVVKCKVDSKDLSFAIFASQQTSEGVKLTNLTTSILKLKGSLRLECFNRGNDMMAKVAFEGRPDVRIVGKPVNPYQDPSDLVDIEVVEEVVRNAICLATTEFNITKCITGQSQNIPRVCGGSPASSPVSPKPRSEEVFKPIEAKQTQSTFQSPNSSFATPAPRSNRTSEEKRLLVKVIKASGLAAKGATGTIDPACVVFMDNPPQSQITSVVKTSLNPFWDEQFLFEISGNTKELKFEVIDKSRPTGENFLGEATVYFDDIKRNASSRQIIPLQGVTDDGTMASGSITVEFLFLDPVDTNGLGPVLNQQRNVTSPKRTIQVNQARTPGGTLVTTTTMTTERPRDQKHEAPVDAEVVTMNGVESVTETAIRELKNRKFKSKTPSRTSTLIITGVKKSPDEVQQEVPVVTTQPPSPGQHDQKDRKKGMSLARQIKKRFSRSKKRSHSAERSSNSLREGSNYLQPPDSGHGKPQSKDDIELVRGKAESPGTPNLKKSRSLGGSLKKLFRRGRKQDRSQGETSRESSFSRSSTRNVSQGPSRDGSLSRNADPKDMQYQQTLIS; encoded by the exons ATGGCTGATATCACATTGAAGCTGATCTGGTATCGGCTAGGGGAGAGTTTCGACAAAATGGCGAATGCGGGCCAGGGAATTACGGCTTGGTTGTTTTCAGACTGGGACGATAATTTGTTGGATGTTTTGCTTTTCGGATGGATTGGATGGGCAGTATTAGTCGTTATAATTGTCAATGCAGTGTTGACATTTTTCGGGCCCCTGAAACCCCGTGATAGTTGGGACCAGAGCACAAGAGGGGTTCCAGGGACGATTGTAGTAGAGAAAACCGGATCGGAATCCTGTCAGTGGTTGAACTCTGCTTTAAAttggttttatttacattatgacAAATTTCCAGAGTTCGTGGACGCCTGGGTGTTGGGTTTGAACGAACAGACAACAAAACTTGGG GGACCAGTACAGCTGAGGTTTGAGAGAGTCAAGTCCGGCAGTCTGCCACCTAAGTTCAGTGAGGTGACTTTCCAAGCTGGCCCCGAGGACAAATAT GTTGTCAAATGCAAGGTGGACTCCAAAGACCTGTCATTTGCCATTTTCGCTTCCCAGCAGACTTCAGAAGGCGTTAAGCTCACCAACTTGACCACGAGCATACTCAAGCTGAAAGGCTCG CTTCGATTGGAATGCTTCAACAGAGGAAACGATATGATGGCTAAGGTCGCGTTTGAAGGTCGTCCTGATGTTCGAATCGTTGGAAAACCTGTGAACCCTTACCAG GACCCCTCAGACCTGGTGGATATTGAAGTGGTGGAGGAGGTGGTTAGGAATGCCATCTGTCTGGCCACCACCGAATTCAACATCACCAAGTGTATAACCGGTCAGTCCCAGAACATCCCCCGAGTATGTGGTGGGTCCCCAGCCTCCTCCCCCGTCTCTCCCAAGCCCCGCAGCGAGGAAGTATTCAAACCCATTGAGGCCAAGCAGACTCAAAGCACG TTTCAGTCTCCAAACTCAAGCTTTGCAACCCCTGCACCAAGGTCAAACAGAACTTCGGAGGAGAAAAGACTGTTGGTCAAGGTCATTAAAGCAAGTGGACTGGCTGCCAAAGGGGCCACTG GCACCATTGACCCAGCCTGTGTTGTGTTCATGGATAATCCTCCCCAGAGCCAGATTACCAGTGTTGTCAAGACTTCCCTCAATCCTTTCTGGGATGAACAGTTTTTGTT TGAAATAAGTGGAAATACTAAGGAGCTTAAGTTTGAAGTCATTGACAAAAGCAGACCCACTGGAG AGAATTTCCTGGGTGAGGCGACAGTGTACTTTGATGACATTAAGAGAAATGCCAGCAGTCGACAGATCATCCCCCTACAGGGTGTTACAGATGATGGCACCATGGCCAGCGGCTCCATCACTGTGGAG TTTCTGTTTTTGGACCCTGTTGATACAAATGGCTTAGGCCCAGTACTGAACCAGCAGAGGAATGTCACGTCTCCAAAGAGAACCATCCAAGTGAACCAGGCTCGGACACCAGGGGGCACTCTGGTTACCACGACAACTATGACAACAGAAAGACCAAGAGATCAGAAGCATGAAGCTCCTGTGGATG CAGAAGTAGTAACAATGAATGGGGTGGAATCAGTGACTGAAACAGCCATTAGAGAGTTAAAGAACAGAAAGTTCAAATCTAAAACACCATCTAGGACTAGTACACTCATCATTACAGGGGTCAAAAAG AGCCCTGATGAGGTACAGCAGGAAGTTCCCGTGGTAACGACCCAACCTCCATCACCAGGTCAGCACGATCAAAAAG ACCGAAAGAAGGGCATGTCCCTTGCACGACAAATCAAGAAAAGGTTTTCTCGCTCAAAGAAGCGCTCGCACAGTGCTGAAAGGTCGAGCAACTCTTTGAGAGAGGGCTCGAACTATCTGCAGCCACCCGACTCTGGCCACGGGAAACCACAATCCAAAG ATGACATAGAATTGGTGAGAGGGAAGGCTGAGTCGCCAGGAACACCTAATCTGAAGAAATCTCGCTCCCTGGGAGGAAGCCTCAAGAAGCTGTTCCGTAGGGGCAGGAAGCAGGACAGATCCCAGGGCGAGACTTCCAGGGAGAGCTCATTCTCGAGATCCTCAACTCGAAACGTCTCGCAAGGACCTTCCAGGGATGGTTCACTTAGTAGAAATGCTGACCCAAAGGATATGCAATATCAACAGACATTAATCTCATAG
- the LOC128192609 gene encoding C2 domain-containing protein 2-like isoform X3, whose translation MADITLKLIWYRLGESFDKMANAGQGITAWLFSDWDDNLLDVLLFGWIGWAVLVVIIVNAVLTFFGPLKPRDSWDQSTRGVPGTIVVEKTGSESCQWLNSALNWFYLHYDKFPEFVDAWVLGLNEQTTKLGGPVQLRFERVKSGSLPPKFSEVTFQAGPEDKYVVKCKVDSKDLSFAIFASQQTSEGVKLTNLTTSILKLKGSLRLECFNRGNDMMAKVAFEGRPDVRIVGKPVNPYQDPSDLVDIEVVEEVVRNAICLATTEFNITKCITGQSQNIPRVCGGSPASSPVSPKPRSEEVFKPIEAKQTQSTFQSPNSSFATPAPRSNRTSEEKRLLVKVIKASGLAAKGATGTIDPACVVFMDNPPQSQITSVVKTSLNPFWDEQFLFEISGNTKELKFEVIDKSRPTGENFLGEATVYFDDIKRNASSRQIIPLQGVTDDGTMASGSITVEFLFLDPVDTNGLGPVLNQQRNVTSPKRTIQVNQARTPGGTLVTTTTMTTERPRDQKHEAPVDASPHYVEKQNVFDFDMSENTSIDTLNTTNASLNQQNLSLSSSDYGHGDVHSPDEVQQEVPVVTTQPPSPGQHDQKDRKKGMSLARQIKKRFSRSKKRSHSAERSSNSLREGSNYLQPPDSGHGKPQSKDDIELVRGKAESPGTPNLKKSRSLGGSLKKLFRRGRKQDRSQGETSRESSFSRSSTRNVSQGPSRDGSLSRNADPKDMQYQQTLIS comes from the exons ATGGCTGATATCACATTGAAGCTGATCTGGTATCGGCTAGGGGAGAGTTTCGACAAAATGGCGAATGCGGGCCAGGGAATTACGGCTTGGTTGTTTTCAGACTGGGACGATAATTTGTTGGATGTTTTGCTTTTCGGATGGATTGGATGGGCAGTATTAGTCGTTATAATTGTCAATGCAGTGTTGACATTTTTCGGGCCCCTGAAACCCCGTGATAGTTGGGACCAGAGCACAAGAGGGGTTCCAGGGACGATTGTAGTAGAGAAAACCGGATCGGAATCCTGTCAGTGGTTGAACTCTGCTTTAAAttggttttatttacattatgacAAATTTCCAGAGTTCGTGGACGCCTGGGTGTTGGGTTTGAACGAACAGACAACAAAACTTGGG GGACCAGTACAGCTGAGGTTTGAGAGAGTCAAGTCCGGCAGTCTGCCACCTAAGTTCAGTGAGGTGACTTTCCAAGCTGGCCCCGAGGACAAATAT GTTGTCAAATGCAAGGTGGACTCCAAAGACCTGTCATTTGCCATTTTCGCTTCCCAGCAGACTTCAGAAGGCGTTAAGCTCACCAACTTGACCACGAGCATACTCAAGCTGAAAGGCTCG CTTCGATTGGAATGCTTCAACAGAGGAAACGATATGATGGCTAAGGTCGCGTTTGAAGGTCGTCCTGATGTTCGAATCGTTGGAAAACCTGTGAACCCTTACCAG GACCCCTCAGACCTGGTGGATATTGAAGTGGTGGAGGAGGTGGTTAGGAATGCCATCTGTCTGGCCACCACCGAATTCAACATCACCAAGTGTATAACCGGTCAGTCCCAGAACATCCCCCGAGTATGTGGTGGGTCCCCAGCCTCCTCCCCCGTCTCTCCCAAGCCCCGCAGCGAGGAAGTATTCAAACCCATTGAGGCCAAGCAGACTCAAAGCACG TTTCAGTCTCCAAACTCAAGCTTTGCAACCCCTGCACCAAGGTCAAACAGAACTTCGGAGGAGAAAAGACTGTTGGTCAAGGTCATTAAAGCAAGTGGACTGGCTGCCAAAGGGGCCACTG GCACCATTGACCCAGCCTGTGTTGTGTTCATGGATAATCCTCCCCAGAGCCAGATTACCAGTGTTGTCAAGACTTCCCTCAATCCTTTCTGGGATGAACAGTTTTTGTT TGAAATAAGTGGAAATACTAAGGAGCTTAAGTTTGAAGTCATTGACAAAAGCAGACCCACTGGAG AGAATTTCCTGGGTGAGGCGACAGTGTACTTTGATGACATTAAGAGAAATGCCAGCAGTCGACAGATCATCCCCCTACAGGGTGTTACAGATGATGGCACCATGGCCAGCGGCTCCATCACTGTGGAG TTTCTGTTTTTGGACCCTGTTGATACAAATGGCTTAGGCCCAGTACTGAACCAGCAGAGGAATGTCACGTCTCCAAAGAGAACCATCCAAGTGAACCAGGCTCGGACACCAGGGGGCACTCTGGTTACCACGACAACTATGACAACAGAAAGACCAAGAGATCAGAAGCATGAAGCTCCTGTGGATG CATCCCCACATTATGTAGAGAAgcaaaatgtttttgattttgatatgtCGGAAAACACAAGTATAGACACTTTGAACACGACCAACGCCAGTCTGAATCAACAGAATTTGTCTCTCTCATCTTCAG ACTATGGACATGGCGATGTTCAT AGCCCTGATGAGGTACAGCAGGAAGTTCCCGTGGTAACGACCCAACCTCCATCACCAGGTCAGCACGATCAAAAAG ACCGAAAGAAGGGCATGTCCCTTGCACGACAAATCAAGAAAAGGTTTTCTCGCTCAAAGAAGCGCTCGCACAGTGCTGAAAGGTCGAGCAACTCTTTGAGAGAGGGCTCGAACTATCTGCAGCCACCCGACTCTGGCCACGGGAAACCACAATCCAAAG ATGACATAGAATTGGTGAGAGGGAAGGCTGAGTCGCCAGGAACACCTAATCTGAAGAAATCTCGCTCCCTGGGAGGAAGCCTCAAGAAGCTGTTCCGTAGGGGCAGGAAGCAGGACAGATCCCAGGGCGAGACTTCCAGGGAGAGCTCATTCTCGAGATCCTCAACTCGAAACGTCTCGCAAGGACCTTCCAGGGATGGTTCACTTAGTAGAAATGCTGACCCAAAGGATATGCAATATCAACAGACATTAATCTCATAG
- the LOC128192609 gene encoding C2 domain-containing protein 2-like isoform X7, producing the protein MADITLKLIWYRLGESFDKMANAGQGITAWLFSDWDDNLLDVLLFGWIGWAVLVVIIVNAVLTFFGPLKPRDSWDQSTRGVPGTIVVEKTGSESCQWLNSALNWFYLHYDKFPEFVDAWVLGLNEQTTKLGGPVQLRFERVKSGSLPPKFSEVTFQAGPEDKYVVKCKVDSKDLSFAIFASQQTSEGVKLTNLTTSILKLKGSLRLECFNRGNDMMAKVAFEGRPDVRIVGKPVNPYQDPSDLVDIEVVEEVVRNAICLATTEFNITKCITGQSQNIPRVCGGSPASSPVSPKPRSEEVFKPIEAKQTQSTFQSPNSSFATPAPRSNRTSEEKRLLVKVIKASGLAAKGATGTIDPACVVFMDNPPQSQITSVVKTSLNPFWDEQFLFEISGNTKELKFEVIDKSRPTGENFLGEATVYFDDIKRNASSRQIIPLQGVTDDGTMASGSITVEFLFLDPVDTNGLGPVLNQQRNVTSPKRTIQVNQARTPGGTLVTTTTMTTERPRDQKHEAPVDASPHYVEKQNVFDFDMSENTSIDTLNTTNASLNQQNLSLSSSDYGHGDVHSPDEVQQEVPVVTTQPPSPGQHDQKDDIELVRGKAESPGTPNLKKSRSLGGSLKKLFRRGRKQDRSQGETSRESSFSRSSTRNVSQGPSRDGSLSRNADPKDMQYQQTLIS; encoded by the exons ATGGCTGATATCACATTGAAGCTGATCTGGTATCGGCTAGGGGAGAGTTTCGACAAAATGGCGAATGCGGGCCAGGGAATTACGGCTTGGTTGTTTTCAGACTGGGACGATAATTTGTTGGATGTTTTGCTTTTCGGATGGATTGGATGGGCAGTATTAGTCGTTATAATTGTCAATGCAGTGTTGACATTTTTCGGGCCCCTGAAACCCCGTGATAGTTGGGACCAGAGCACAAGAGGGGTTCCAGGGACGATTGTAGTAGAGAAAACCGGATCGGAATCCTGTCAGTGGTTGAACTCTGCTTTAAAttggttttatttacattatgacAAATTTCCAGAGTTCGTGGACGCCTGGGTGTTGGGTTTGAACGAACAGACAACAAAACTTGGG GGACCAGTACAGCTGAGGTTTGAGAGAGTCAAGTCCGGCAGTCTGCCACCTAAGTTCAGTGAGGTGACTTTCCAAGCTGGCCCCGAGGACAAATAT GTTGTCAAATGCAAGGTGGACTCCAAAGACCTGTCATTTGCCATTTTCGCTTCCCAGCAGACTTCAGAAGGCGTTAAGCTCACCAACTTGACCACGAGCATACTCAAGCTGAAAGGCTCG CTTCGATTGGAATGCTTCAACAGAGGAAACGATATGATGGCTAAGGTCGCGTTTGAAGGTCGTCCTGATGTTCGAATCGTTGGAAAACCTGTGAACCCTTACCAG GACCCCTCAGACCTGGTGGATATTGAAGTGGTGGAGGAGGTGGTTAGGAATGCCATCTGTCTGGCCACCACCGAATTCAACATCACCAAGTGTATAACCGGTCAGTCCCAGAACATCCCCCGAGTATGTGGTGGGTCCCCAGCCTCCTCCCCCGTCTCTCCCAAGCCCCGCAGCGAGGAAGTATTCAAACCCATTGAGGCCAAGCAGACTCAAAGCACG TTTCAGTCTCCAAACTCAAGCTTTGCAACCCCTGCACCAAGGTCAAACAGAACTTCGGAGGAGAAAAGACTGTTGGTCAAGGTCATTAAAGCAAGTGGACTGGCTGCCAAAGGGGCCACTG GCACCATTGACCCAGCCTGTGTTGTGTTCATGGATAATCCTCCCCAGAGCCAGATTACCAGTGTTGTCAAGACTTCCCTCAATCCTTTCTGGGATGAACAGTTTTTGTT TGAAATAAGTGGAAATACTAAGGAGCTTAAGTTTGAAGTCATTGACAAAAGCAGACCCACTGGAG AGAATTTCCTGGGTGAGGCGACAGTGTACTTTGATGACATTAAGAGAAATGCCAGCAGTCGACAGATCATCCCCCTACAGGGTGTTACAGATGATGGCACCATGGCCAGCGGCTCCATCACTGTGGAG TTTCTGTTTTTGGACCCTGTTGATACAAATGGCTTAGGCCCAGTACTGAACCAGCAGAGGAATGTCACGTCTCCAAAGAGAACCATCCAAGTGAACCAGGCTCGGACACCAGGGGGCACTCTGGTTACCACGACAACTATGACAACAGAAAGACCAAGAGATCAGAAGCATGAAGCTCCTGTGGATG CATCCCCACATTATGTAGAGAAgcaaaatgtttttgattttgatatgtCGGAAAACACAAGTATAGACACTTTGAACACGACCAACGCCAGTCTGAATCAACAGAATTTGTCTCTCTCATCTTCAG ACTATGGACATGGCGATGTTCAT AGCCCTGATGAGGTACAGCAGGAAGTTCCCGTGGTAACGACCCAACCTCCATCACCAGGTCAGCACGATCAAAAAG ATGACATAGAATTGGTGAGAGGGAAGGCTGAGTCGCCAGGAACACCTAATCTGAAGAAATCTCGCTCCCTGGGAGGAAGCCTCAAGAAGCTGTTCCGTAGGGGCAGGAAGCAGGACAGATCCCAGGGCGAGACTTCCAGGGAGAGCTCATTCTCGAGATCCTCAACTCGAAACGTCTCGCAAGGACCTTCCAGGGATGGTTCACTTAGTAGAAATGCTGACCCAAAGGATATGCAATATCAACAGACATTAATCTCATAG